One genomic region from Quercus robur chromosome 4, dhQueRobu3.1, whole genome shotgun sequence encodes:
- the LOC126722003 gene encoding uncharacterized protein LOC126722003, which translates to MGDFNEVIAKEGKSGGNPISQRRVNAILDCMDTCQMMDLGFFGPKFTWSNKREIGNLIQCRLDRCWVNPDWRAYYTKANVTHLAMINSDHCPLLLNLNPNTGQGSNRPFRFQSVWLSHKDFPAMVRGA; encoded by the coding sequence ATGGGGGATTTTAACGAAGTGATTGCAAAAGAAGGAAAGTCTGGGGGTAATCCCATTAGTCAGAGAAGGGTTAATGCCATTCTGGATTGCATGGATACATGTCAGATgatggatttgggtttcttCGGTCCCAAATTTACTTGGTCGAATAAAAGAGAGATTGGGAATTTGATTCAGTGCAGGTTGGATAGGTGTTGGGTAAATCCGGATTGGAGGGCCTATTACACTAAAGCAAATGTCACTCACTTGGCCATGATTAATTCGGATCATTGCCCCTTACTTCTCAACCTTAACCCAAACACTGGGCAAGGTTCAAATAGGCCTTTTAGATTCCAGTCTGTGTGGTTGAGTCATAAGGATTTTCCGGCTATGGTTCGTGGAGCTTAG